The genomic DNA tttttttaaagtataaattccaaacagcaaactttaattttccattttatataaggggcaccattttactgtggcattgtatttaataggacttgagcatccacagattttggcatccatggggattcctggaaccaaaccccaggggataacaAGGACCAACTGTAGCTATTTTAGTGGGTTTTCAATGGCAATTTGCCTTTTTAACTCAAATCAATCTATGGTATACCTAGTAGTTAAGTCAATATTAAGTCCTTGCCTTTCCATTGCCGTAGCTAGCAACCCGAAGTGGGAAAACGGTCGTAGGCATTTCATCGGCTGAATTTTTACCTTAAAATCTTAGCTTCGTACTCTGCCTTCTGCCGGGCCATCTGCTGCTTTAGACTGACAAAGTGGCAGTGCAAGGAACTTTGGCTTGCTGAGATGCCATTGTTGGGACCTTCTTTACAGTTGTTCATCTGGCCTTGTTCCAAGCTGTCTTGATGCTCCAAAATGTACTTTGTTGCTGTGCTTGTTTCTACAGGATCTTCTGTGCGCTTGACACTGCTAAAAAATAGATCATCTTCATACATCAAGTCATCTGGGCAGTTCTTCCATGAGAGCTCAGTTGTTTTGTTTACTTCCTTTAAGCTCATTGGACAAGTACATTCAGCTTAGTTCTAGGTAAGAAGTGGTTTTGGTTTTGCGTTTTCCTGTTTCACTCCAGACTCCGAAACTTCCCATCCTAGCTGCAGCTGTCTGAAGCTTCTCAAGTGCTTGGAAAGAATCCACTTTATTGGAGCCTGGGTCTTGTTTCATTTCCAGACTCTGTCCTTGGTATGGAATGGGAAACGCCTCAAGTTGCCGTGCTTCACATGTCTTCTTGCAGTCAGGGCTTTGCCTTCCCCATCAGAGACACTGCCTTCTTTATTGCCCTTATTTTCTTTATAATGTTTGACAGACATGGGTGGAAGGAACACTGACTGAATCTATGAATTACTAATTGATTGCTTGTTAAAGATTCTGGCAAGCTACTCTTGGATGGCATGCAGCTACAGCCCAGAGGGAGGAAGCAGTGAAAGTTATGGGTGTACTTGTGGATTCTCTTCCATAAATACAAGCTCCCTGTGTCTTCTTTCACAGACAAGAGCATTATAATAAATCTGTTCTGCATTTGCTATTATTGGCTGACATGAAAGAATTGAATTATGGGGAACAGTAGTTGGTAAGAAAAATTTCTGACTTTGTCTCTGAGATGAACAGTTCATTACCTTTATTATGTCACTATAAAGTTTTTGGGCAAAAACCAACAAATCAAACAGAACAAGCATATTGTAAGACAGAAATCATAAAACAAAGAGgtcacaaataaaacatatttcttCCATACACATTAAAACCAGCCTTTTCTGTAATGTTGCTCAGGCAGCTTTCTGTTGGATATTCTGTTTTTCCCTGGCACAAACTAACATCTCTACTTGAAGGAATAGGTCCCTATATTTCCTTGTACACAGAGAAGTGAAATAATGGTGTAAATCCTCCACTACTCTCACTTGACTTCCATTATCAAAACTTCAGTTGGACAGGTCTTGCTTATAATAGTTATCCAGTTCATTTTCTGAAAGCAAAACATCAATGTTGTTCTGCTTTGACATTCAGAGAGAGTTTTAGAAGTTATTTTCAAAGTCCTAATCTCAAACACATTATGGCATGGAggagcctttctttctttttatttgattTGCTAATGAAGATCAAACTGTATATATATGTTATTCAGTCTGTTTTGTTATTGATTTTATCTGTATCTGACAttagcttgtttgtttatttatgtccTGTTTTTTTCCAGCTTGGAACTCAAGGTAGTTTACAACAGTTAGAACAAACACAGTTAATAATTAACAGCATGTCAAAGTTAAAAGCAGTTAAACCATAATGAAATTATAATCAATTAAACCTAATTACAAAAACAACACATTATGCATTTATACTATGTTCAGCACATTAGACAGTGTCTAAATACGTGAAAGAGAATTCATAATTCCGAATGTATGTTCCGTCTTCTAAAGCCGAGTCATTCTTCAAGCAACCTGTCATTTTTTCCAACAGACGGAGACTGCCTTTCTATTACCATCCTTCTTTTCACCATACACTAGTGTCAAACTCCTGATTCAGTTCTGTTCCAAGGAAAACAGAATAAATCCTTCTGGACACAACAAAACTTAACATCAAGGCTTCATGTAATTTGTGCATTAAAAGTAGACTCAAGCactacatctgcactgctgaaataatgcagtttgacaccactttaattgcaatggctcagtactagggaattccgggaactgtattttgtggcggcaccagagctctcagagaaggctaaatatctcacaaaactacaaatcccagaattccatagcattgagccttcttcacagttaaagtgatgtcaaactgaattatttatgcagtgaGGATGGAGAAACTTAACTGGAAAGAAATATGAATGAAATAATTAGGATTTCCtaatacttttatttaaattCCTTTCTAGTTAAGTATCTCTGTCTCCCTTATTCACCAGATGGACTCTCCTTTTAATGTACAAACTGCATGGATTTCCAAGAGCCCCTGTGGTGTAATGGTTGCGACtgtggagaccaggctttgattcccaacttggccatgaaacccactaagtaaccttgggcaggtcacacactgtcagcctcaggggaaggcaatggcaaacctcctctgaacaaatcttgtcaggaaaaccccataaGAGGGTCActgtaggatcaccataagtcagaaataacttgaaggcacacaacaacaacatcaaaggaTTTCCCAAAAAAAAGTTCTCTGTGGTAGCCAGAGGTTTTGGATTCTTATCTACTTTGACATGAGCCATCAGATCAGCTCTGGACTATGTAATATAATGTGGATGCCATGAACAACAGTGGTTGATTTTAAAGGATGATATATTTTGAAGTGAAGCAGATGGGGAGCAAAAGACTGGGCCCATTTTATTAAGCAGATCACAAATTAACACACATAACATTTCACATTGTCTTGTGACAATACTGGTACCCCCacttcaggttgttgttgttaactgcccttaagtcaATTTCGACTCATGGCGATAAGATATctcctgtggataagacatctccaagatcctcggtcctccactgctctgcttagttcctgcaccCTTATAAAACTTacgatctccttaatagagtctatctatctggcatgtggccttcctctcatcctacttccctccatctttcccagcattattgccttttccaatgagtccttccttctcatgaagtgtccaaagtacaacagcttcagtttggtcatcttggcttccagggaggtttccagcttgatccgctctaggacccatttgtttgtccttttggctgtccatgggatcctcagcactcttctccagcaccacatctcaaatgaatggattttcttcccaacttctttcttaaccgtccagctctcacatccatatatggcaatagggaatacaatgacttgtatgattctgacttttgtgctcagttgtatatctttgcattttagaatctccAGGTACCCAAGTGTTAAACGTATAAATGTGTTGCAGTTcttgcatttttttctgttttgaatcTTCCTTGGTATTTGGATAGTTATAATACCCCCAAATTAGTAGTATAACAGGAAAATAGATAAACGTTCTCTTTGGACAGTGTGGGAGAAAAATGTTGGTTTACCAAGATCTCATTGTGGTCAGAGTCACACTCAAGAGAGTGAAACTGATCCAGCAACTGGTATTTAAAGAACTGATTGAAGAACATCAAATTTGTCCCATTCATCCAACTGTTGTGCTGAAGCGGCTGTTGTGCAGTGATTTCTGCCCCATCTCTGTGTGTATGGATAGCATCAGAAGTTGGCATGACTGGGCACTGGCCAGAGCTCATACCCTTGCAGGGATTCTCATGCTATTTTTCCACCTGGACACTGGCTCTCACATGCCCACATGTCTCCCTTACAGAAAGGAGACGAGTAAATAACATCCCATCATGCCTAGCTCCAGAAGCTGAGAAAAtgccctccttccatcccaactgccactgctgtggtcttggaaggaaagaagaagaggcaataTCTACTTGACTTAATCCTCTCCCCCATTGCCAACtccctttccttgtgtgtcatgtctttttagattgcaagcctgagggcaggaatcTGTCAAATGAGCAATTTGTAAACACTCCAGgagtctttttggctgaagttcagggtataaatactccaaacaaATAAGTGAATATTAGCAAGGAATGTCATTCTACTCTGTGTGGCAGAAGAGCAGCTCCATAAATCAGCACTGCCTATGGGAGAAGAACAGATGGATGTttcagtctagcaacatctggaagacttcCGGTTACCCTGGATTAGGGAAAAGGAggttgctgctgcttttgtttaccccccctcctctccttcacGACCTCCCAGCTTTATTTCCCTTCAAatgggatggcagtggcaaggaACACACTCCTATGTAGGTCCCCGTCAATGCTTTGTATCAAATGGAAATAGAAGGCAAGAAAAGTGTTGCGAAAGAGAAGGAATGAAGAATTTATTGAAAGCAATAAAACAAGCTATAgttattgtcattgttgtgtgccttcaagtcatttctgacttatgacgaccctatcacaagattttcttagcaagatttgtttggagggggttcGGCATTCCtatctcaggctgagagagtgcgacttgcacaaggtcacccagtgggtttcatggctaagctgagattcaaaccctggcctccagaggcgtagtccaaactcaaaccactacaccacactggttctcattaaGTTATATATACACTATATGATTTAAGGGCCAACTTGCAAGATACCTCATCCTGTGTGTAATATccattatattgtattgtattgtattgacaAGAAATGGTCACTAGATGTCACTGTTGCATTTTATTTCTGTAAGTACCATGCAGAGACCAAAGAAATTCTCTGTAATGAGAACAGAAGTGATTTtagtatttatatatacagtccgcccttcttatacacagattttatatacacggatccaagcatccacggtttgaaaatgttcaaaaaaagtataaatttcaaatatcaaaccttgatgttccattttttattagggacaccattttgctatgtcattatatttaatgggacttgagcatacacggattttgttatacacaggggatcttggaaccaaaccccagcgtataacaagggtccactgtagatggaaatacatattaaaagatgCTTATTGCACTAGTAATTTGTTTTGAGttgtctcattaaaaaaaaa from Sceloporus undulatus isolate JIND9_A2432 ecotype Alabama chromosome 2, SceUnd_v1.1, whole genome shotgun sequence includes the following:
- the LOC121920373 gene encoding rho GTPase-activating protein 24-like, yielding MSLKEVNKTTELSWKNCPDDLMYEDDLFFSSVKRTEDPVETSTATKYILEHQDSLEQGQMNNCKEGPNNGISASQSSLHCHFVSLKQQMARQKAEYEAKILSLEQQNKELQLEIKDLHSKLGQQRKWYRLVEIKMRNAERAHEDAERRNETLQKEMEEFFDTFGELANEIKTPEQVAQNV